The proteins below come from a single Eucalyptus grandis isolate ANBG69807.140 chromosome 3, ASM1654582v1, whole genome shotgun sequence genomic window:
- the LOC104439418 gene encoding glutamate receptor 2.1, whose product MEALHALSYFSKLFSLINTSSSSSHPPCLSFTQTHTYVFPRPFAMMPPRISFDAETLLFLALSFLAIIVSSSDGPHLAVAQSSNKNSATTIPVNVGVIVDLETWVGKMGLSCVELSLSNFYSSNPSYKTRLVLNVRDSKGEEVAAAAAALDLIKNKQVQAIIGPQSSVQADFVIDLGNKSHVPIISFSATSPSLSSLRSPYFIRAAQNDSSQVNAISAVVQAFGWREAVLIYMDNEFGEGIIPSLMGALEELNTRVPYRSLIPPSATDDQIGQELYKLMTMQTRVFIVHMLPPLGSRLLAKAKELGMISEGYVWILTNGITDLLSSVDSSVVASSMQGVLGIKTYVPGTRNLDTFMIQWKKKFQQENPSVLSPPLNIFGYNAYDAARALAMAVEEMGMVNFSFEILNTSTDATDLDTIGVSQNGEKLLQELANITFMGLTGNFSLVDGQLEALVFQIVNINGNAARGIGFWTRKNGLLRDLNPFDTSIYSTSKSNLGTIIWPGDSTSVPKGWEFPTTGKSLKILVPVKDGFKQFVTVTRDPTTNTSQVTGYCIDIFRAVIEKLPYALTYEFIPFALPNGISAGSYNDMIDQVYYQNYDAVVGDTTILANRSLYVEFTLPYTESGIAMLVPYKDNKSKNAWVFLKPLTGDLWLATGCFFVFIALVVWILEHRINEDFRGPATHQVGTSLWFSFSTMVFAQRERAFSNLTRFVVIVWVFVVLILTQSYTASLSSLLVVKNLQPTVTDVDQLLKSGENVGYQDRCFLHEKLKQMTSDYKRLVPYKSAEECDALLSKGSSEGGIAAAIDEVPYIKLVLSQYCYKYTMIPTLKNAGFGFVFPKGSPLVPDISRAILNVTEGPMTRIEKAWFTSETNCLDSTSSIISNSLGLDSFWGLFLIAGVVAVLALLIFMVMFVKRNWHIISSSSASLRQKIVALGRRFYERDINSQTFRESRFRDGSMDDGTHEHAAVEILQNTNFPLSPSSNTSQINDVLTNEQGTPSAEQGLPNHVDEGCHKIASNFELTNVSKRDLSTREGTQQTAALGPPHHTSR is encoded by the exons ATGGAAGCTCTCCATGCTTTGTCTTACTTTTCAAAGCTCTTCTCCCTTATAAATACGTCGTCCTCATCATCACATCCTCCATGTCTCTCTTTCACACAAACACACACTTACGTTTTCCCGAGACCCTTTGCAATGATGCCTCCAAGGATCTCTTTCGACGCTGAAACGCTCCTCTTTTTGGCTCTCTCCTTTTTAGCCATCATTGTGTCCTCCAGCGACGGTCCTCACCTAGCGGTGGCGCAAAGTAGTAACAAAAACAGTGCCACAACGATCCCAGTGAACGTTGGGGTGATTGTTGATCTGGAGACGTGGGTGGGTAAAATGGGATTGAGCTGCGTTGAATTGTCTCTCTCTAACTTTTATAGTTCAAACCCTTCTTACAAGACCAGGCTCGTCCTCAACGTTAGAGACTCAAAAGGAGAGgaggttgctgctgctgctgcag CACTTGATCTGATAAAGAATAAGCAAGTCCAAGCCATAATAGGCCCCCAGAGTTCAGTGCAAGCAGACTTCGTCATTGACCTTGGAAACAAATCTCACGTGCcgatcatctctttttctgcTACTAGTCCTTCCCTCAGTTCCCTTCGGAGTCCATACTTCATTCGAGCTGCGCAAAATGACTCGTCCCAAGTGAACGCCATAAGCGCAGTCGTGCAAGCTTTTGGTTGGAGAGAAGCGGTTCTAATATatatggacaatgagtttggAGAAGGCATCATACCTTCTCTTATGGGTGCTTTGGAAGAGCTCAATACGCGAGTGCCCTATAGGAGCCTCATTCCTCCTTCGGCGACGGACGATCAAATCGGGCAGGAACTCTACAAGTTAATGACGATGCAAACGAGGGTCTTCATCGTGCACATGCTACCTCCTCTCGGTTCTCGGCTATTGGCCAAAGCAAAAGAGTTGGGAATGATAAGCGAAGGTTACGTCTGGATCTTGACTAATGGAATCACCGACCTATTAAGTTCTGTGGATTCATCAGTTGTTGCTAGTTCGATGCAAGGAGTATTGGGCATTAAGACTTATGTCCCAGGCACACGGAACCTGGACACTTTCATGATCCAGTGGAAGAAGAAATTTCAACAAGAGAATCCATCCGTCCTTAGTCCTCCGTTGAACATCTTCGGATACAATGCTTATGATGCTGCTCGGGCTCTGGCAATGGCTGTTGAGGAAATGGGAATGGTGAATTTTAGCTTCGAGATTTTGAATACTTCGACCGATGCAACTGATCTGGACACTATTGGGGTCTCTCAAAATGGTGAGAAACTTCTCCAAGAACTAGCTAACATCACATTCATGGGGCTCACTGGAAATTTCAGTCTTGTTGATGGGCAGTTAGAAGCGTTAGTATTCCAAATTGTTAATATCAATGGAAACGCGGCAAGAGGGATCGGGTTCTGGACCCGAAAAAATGGGCTGCTGAGAGATTTGAATCCATTTGACACAAGCATATATTCCACTTCAAAGAGTAATTTAGGAACAATAATATGGCCAGGAGATTCAACCTCTGTTCCCAAGGGATGGGAGTTTCCCACGACTGGGAAGAGTTTGAAAATCTTAGTTCCTGTGAAAGACGGTTTCAAGCAATTCGTGACGGTGACACGTGATCCTACAACAAACACATCCCAAGTCACCGGATACTGCATCGACATCTTTCGAGCTGTGATAGAAAAACTGCCTTATGCGTTGACTTATGAATTTATTCCGTTTGCCTTGCCTAATGGAATTAGCGCTGGTAGTTACAATGACATGATCGATCAAGTATATTACCAG AATTATGATGCAGTGGTGGGTGATACGACGATACTTGCAAACAGATCATTGTACGTGGAGTTTACCTTACCATACACAGAATCGGGAATTGCAATGCTTGTGCCATACAAGGACAACAAGAGCAAGAATGCTTGGGTTTTCTTGAAGCCACTCACTGGGGACCTTTGGCTAGCAACTGGAtgctttttcgtttttataGCATTGGTCGTGTGGATTCTGGAACATCGGATTAATGAAGACTTCAGGGGTCCAGCCACGCATCAAGTTGGCACGAGCCTCTGGTTTTCATTTTCAACCATGGTCTTTGCACAAA gGGAGAGAGCATTTAGCAACCTAACAAGATTTGTTGTGATCGTGTGGGTTTTCGTGGTACTTATACTAACACAAAGTTATacggcgagcttgagctctctTTTGGTGGTGAAAAATCTTCAACCAACTGTGACTGATGTAGATCAGCTTCTAAAGAGTGGAGAAAATGTGGGATACCAGGATAGATGTTTCCTTCATGAAAAGCTAAAGCAAATGACATCTGACTATAAGAGACTTGTACCTTATAAATCTGCTGAAGAATGCGATGCGCTTCTTTCCAAAGGAAGCTCAGAGGGTGGAATTGCAGCTGCAATTGACGAAGTCCCCTACATTAAACTTGTTCTTTCTCAATATTGCTACAAATACACCATGATCCCGACATTAAAAAATGCTGGATTTGGCTTT GTTTTCCCCAAAGGGTCTCCGCTAGTTCCTGACATTTCGCGAGCAATCCTCAATGTAACTGAAGGGCCTATGACGAGAATTGAAAAAGCGTGGTTTACATCAGAAACCAATTGCCTCGATTCAACTTCCTCCATTATTTCCAATAGCTTGGGTCTTGACAGTTTCTGGGGCCTGTTCTTGATTGCTGGAGTTGTTGCAGTTTTAGCTCTCCTCATTTTCATGGTGATGTTTGTCAAAAGGAATTGGCATATCATATCAAGTTCTTCAGCTTCACTGCGACAGAAAATTGTTGCATTGGGAAGAAGATTTTACGAAAGGGACATCAATTCCCAAACTTTTAGGGAGAGCAGATTCAGAGATGGAAGCATGGATGATGGTACCCATGAGCATGCGGCTGTTGAGATATTACAAAACACTAATTTCCCCCTGAGTCCGTCAAGCAACACCAGCCAAATCAACGACGTTTTAACCAATGAGCAAGGCACACCATCTGCAGAACAAGGACTTCCTAACCATGTAGATGAAGGGTGCCACAAGATAGCGAGCAATTTCGAGCTTACCAATGTATCTAAGAGAG ACCTTTCAACACGGGAAGGCACTCAACAAACTGCTGCTCTTGGGCCCCCTCATCACACCTCCCGTTAA